The Macrococcoides canis genome has a window encoding:
- a CDS encoding basic amino acid/polyamine antiporter, with protein sequence MVIGAMIGGGAFNLISDMGAQAGGLAIIIGWIITGVGMITLALSFQNLTNVRADLDGGIYSYAKAGFGDYMGFNAAWGYWFSTLLGNVAYGTLLMTALGTFIPTFEGGHNVPSIVFASVILWGVLYLISKGVKNAAFVNTVVTIAKLVPIFAFIITLIAVFNFDTFMKGFYGMTAQGGKSFDFLDTMAQVKSTMVVTVWAFLGVEGAVVFSSRAKTRSDVGKATIIGLVSVLIIYILITILAQGVIVQNKIETLSNPSMAAVMEHIVGKWGSVFINIGLMISVMGAWLGWSLLAAEVPNLAAKDKIFPAWFGKDNKNGAPVNSAFVTFLIIQAFFITLLFTDKAYKFAFSLSSSAILLPYAFSAFYQLKYSMQHKLPAKQIIIGSIASIYSIGLVLAAGIEYLLLTMMLFFPGIFVYRLVQKKHSRAVTNVDKMIFVALGIFSVIGIYYLASGMSTVF encoded by the coding sequence ATGGTAATCGGCGCCATGATTGGTGGAGGTGCCTTTAATTTAATTTCAGACATGGGTGCACAGGCGGGTGGTCTTGCGATTATCATTGGATGGATAATTACAGGTGTAGGTATGATTACGTTAGCTTTAAGCTTCCAGAACTTAACGAATGTAAGAGCTGATTTAGACGGGGGCATATATAGCTATGCTAAAGCTGGATTTGGCGATTATATGGGCTTTAATGCGGCCTGGGGATATTGGTTTAGCACGTTACTTGGGAATGTTGCATATGGTACACTATTGATGACGGCACTTGGTACTTTTATTCCTACATTTGAAGGTGGACATAATGTTCCGAGTATAGTATTCGCTTCAGTAATCTTATGGGGTGTTTTATATTTAATATCTAAAGGGGTTAAGAATGCTGCATTTGTTAATACGGTTGTAACGATTGCAAAACTCGTTCCAATCTTCGCGTTTATTATTACGCTGATAGCTGTTTTTAATTTTGATACCTTTATGAAAGGTTTTTATGGTATGACGGCGCAAGGTGGGAAGTCTTTTGACTTCTTAGACACGATGGCTCAAGTTAAAAGTACGATGGTGGTAACGGTATGGGCGTTCCTAGGAGTTGAAGGGGCTGTCGTTTTCTCAAGTCGTGCTAAAACGAGAAGTGATGTAGGTAAAGCGACAATCATTGGTCTTGTCAGCGTGTTGATTATCTATATATTGATTACAATCCTCGCACAAGGGGTGATTGTTCAGAATAAGATCGAAACATTGAGCAACCCTTCAATGGCTGCTGTTATGGAGCATATTGTAGGAAAATGGGGTTCAGTATTTATCAATATTGGGCTCATGATTTCGGTAATGGGTGCATGGCTCGGTTGGTCACTACTTGCTGCAGAAGTACCGAACTTAGCTGCAAAAGATAAAATATTCCCAGCCTGGTTTGGTAAAGACAATAAAAATGGGGCACCTGTTAATTCAGCATTCGTTACATTTTTGATTATTCAGGCATTCTTTATCACGTTATTATTTACTGATAAAGCATATAAATTTGCCTTTAGCCTATCATCTTCAGCAATTCTTTTACCTTATGCATTTAGTGCATTTTATCAGTTGAAGTATAGCATGCAACATAAACTGCCAGCTAAACAAATTATTATAGGAAGTATCGCTTCTATTTATAGTATTGGATTAGTACTTGCAGCTGGAATTGAATACTTATTATTAACGATGATGTTGTTTTTCCCTGGTATATTTGTATATCGCCTTGTTCAGAAGAAACATAGTAGAGCAGTGACAAATGTCGATAAGATGATCTTTGTTGCACTAGGCATCTTCTCGGTAATAGGCATTTACTATTTAGCGAGTGGCATGAGTACTGTATTTTAG
- a CDS encoding rhodanese-like domain-containing protein, protein MFSFFKSVPSITTTELESLLQQKVNLIDVRTPAEFKAGHIRGAKNVPLPYVEDYKGQGPVYVICQSGMRSKRAAKVMKKNGIDVTNVRGGMSAWRGKRVQGKK, encoded by the coding sequence ATGTTTTCATTTTTTAAATCTGTACCATCTATTACAACGACAGAATTAGAATCGTTATTACAGCAAAAAGTTAATCTCATAGACGTTAGAACACCTGCAGAGTTTAAAGCGGGGCATATTAGAGGAGCTAAGAATGTTCCGTTACCTTATGTTGAGGATTATAAAGGACAAGGTCCTGTCTATGTAATCTGTCAATCTGGTATGCGTAGTAAACGTGCAGCTAAAGTCATGAAGAAGAATGGTATTGATGTTACAAATGTTCGTGGTGGAATGAGCGCTTGGCGTGGTAAGCGCGTTCAAGGTAAGAAATAG
- a CDS encoding DoxX family protein, with protein MKIIIRMILGILFTFAGILHFLREPNFTKIIPSYIPFKKEITYITGVMEVIMGIYLCMKRPGDNAKKWINRFLLAVLPANVYMARKQLPLGDKQLSQPVLYGRLPLQFVLMKLIKWL; from the coding sequence ATGAAAATTATTATTAGAATGATTCTTGGTATATTATTCACCTTCGCAGGGATATTACATTTCTTACGTGAACCCAATTTCACGAAGATTATTCCGTCGTATATTCCATTTAAGAAAGAGATTACGTATATTACAGGTGTTATGGAAGTGATAATGGGGATATATTTATGCATGAAACGTCCAGGTGATAATGCGAAGAAATGGATCAATCGCTTCTTACTGGCAGTACTTCCTGCAAACGTCTATATGGCGAGAAAGCAGCTTCCACTTGGTGATAAGCAGTTGTCTCAACCTGTACTCTATGGAAGATTACCATTACAGTTTGTATTGATGAAATTGATAAAGTGGTTGTAG
- a CDS encoding MnhB domain-containing protein, with product MRENDLLLENISKIVIYIILTFGFYIFFNGHNAPGGGFVGGLVFSSAFILMFLTFDAKRIKKILPFQFHRLITVGSLISISVMIVPVFFGHELLFHEDLYVELPIIHEIHLSSVTIFEFGILLTVIGVVMTVLLSIVGESS from the coding sequence ATGAGAGAAAATGATCTATTACTGGAAAATATATCTAAGATAGTGATATATATTATTTTGACCTTTGGATTTTATATATTCTTTAATGGACATAATGCACCAGGGGGTGGATTTGTCGGTGGGCTCGTATTTAGTTCAGCATTTATTTTAATGTTTTTGACTTTCGATGCGAAACGTATAAAAAAAATACTGCCGTTTCAGTTTCATCGTTTAATAACAGTTGGAAGTTTAATATCTATATCAGTGATGATCGTACCTGTGTTCTTTGGCCATGAACTATTGTTCCATGAAGATTTATATGTTGAATTGCCGATAATACATGAAATTCACTTGTCGTCTGTTACTATATTTGAGTTCGGTATTTTACTGACTGTAATAGGAGTAGTGATGACAGTATTATTGTCAATAGTAGGTGAGTCATCATGA
- a CDS encoding DUF488 domain-containing protein, with protein MKIFTIGHSTYTTNEFLEMLKEANIDYLVDIRAFPYSKKHPQFNGDVLADALNQHNIEYQHIEQLGGRRGQSGEVGESLNAAWNNASFHNYADYTLEEDFKYGIENLLNIAEQYNVTIMCSERHPARCHRLIISNYLVAHEHDVTHIIRSNQSVTLEEHKLGQWGAMPIIEEDAEVVYPDLSDNK; from the coding sequence ATGAAAATTTTTACAATTGGACATTCAACATATACGACAAATGAATTTTTAGAAATGCTGAAAGAAGCCAATATTGATTATCTGGTAGATATTCGCGCTTTTCCGTACAGTAAGAAACATCCTCAGTTTAATGGGGATGTGCTAGCTGACGCATTAAATCAACATAATATCGAGTATCAGCATATCGAACAACTCGGAGGTAGACGAGGTCAGTCTGGTGAGGTAGGAGAGTCGTTAAACGCTGCATGGAACAATGCTTCATTTCATAACTATGCCGATTATACTTTAGAAGAAGATTTTAAATATGGAATTGAGAATTTATTGAATATTGCAGAGCAGTATAATGTTACAATTATGTGTTCAGAAAGACATCCTGCACGATGTCATCGATTAATTATCAGTAATTATTTAGTAGCTCATGAACATGATGTTACACATATTATAAGAAGTAATCAGTCAGTGACTTTAGAAGAGCACAAATTAGGACAATGGGGTGCAATGCCGATTATTGAAGAGGATGCCGAAGTTGTATATCCAGATTTGAGTGATAACAAATAA
- a CDS encoding NADH-quinone oxidoreductase subunit K: MTLLVIVTMLLVYVGMNLILSKGLIRIVLGTSILSHAAHLFLIYMSFNNGEFPFDKASKTQVDAIPQALILTAIVISFATTALLLVLVYRNHQLNKDNDVEHLGGANE; this comes from the coding sequence ATGACATTACTTGTTATTGTTACAATGCTCCTTGTGTACGTAGGTATGAATTTAATATTATCAAAAGGGCTGATCAGAATTGTATTAGGCACGAGTATATTAAGTCATGCGGCACATCTTTTCTTAATATATATGAGCTTTAATAATGGGGAGTTCCCGTTTGACAAAGCCTCTAAAACTCAAGTTGATGCAATTCCGCAAGCTTTGATTTTAACTGCAATTGTCATTAGTTTTGCGACTACAGCATTATTGCTCGTGTTAGTTTATAGGAACCATCAGTTAAATAAAGATAATGATGTCGAACATCTAGGTGGTGCAAATGAATAA
- a CDS encoding tyrosine-type recombinase/integrase has protein sequence MNKSNPIKHLSDIEKFKSYFEHHERDWLLFSIGINIPVKTNTLLSLKPSELNREEDLYYFIVNEHTIYLSEEISDRLRAYIVEHAISDDEYIFKSTKTKRVLTRQQFHRILTDAKKDVHYSGVLGSQALKKTFAYQAYVQGVDIRQIQQICGHHTKAETYKFIDVNYEDARFIQLNL, from the coding sequence ATGAATAAATCGAATCCAATTAAACACCTTTCAGACATTGAGAAATTCAAATCATATTTCGAACATCATGAGCGAGATTGGTTATTATTTTCGATTGGTATTAATATCCCTGTAAAAACAAATACGCTATTATCGCTTAAACCTTCAGAGCTTAATCGTGAAGAAGATTTATATTATTTTATCGTAAATGAACATACGATTTATTTAAGTGAAGAAATTAGTGATAGACTTCGTGCTTATATAGTAGAACATGCTATTTCTGATGATGAATACATATTTAAATCGACTAAAACAAAGCGTGTATTAACGCGTCAGCAATTTCATAGAATATTAACTGATGCAAAAAAAGATGTCCATTATTCGGGAGTATTAGGGTCTCAGGCTCTTAAAAAGACATTCGCATATCAAGCATATGTACAAGGTGTGGATATTCGTCAAATTCAGCAAATTTGCGGACATCATACAAAAGCTGAAACGTATAAATTTATCGATGTTAATTATGAAGATGCACGATTTATTCAATTAAATTTATAG
- a CDS encoding TIGR04053 family radical SAM/SPASM domain-containing protein, whose protein sequence is MIDYNEKPFIVIWEVTRACELHCLHCRAEAQLNRNPYELSTEEGKALIDDIAKMDGPMLVFTGGDPLMRDDIFELSAYAVEKGVRVSMTPSATPNVTKENMERARDVGLARWAFSIDGHTKEIHDHFRGTEGSFDLTMRAIDYLKELKMPLQINTVISRYNIDYLEEMAEMVEALGCVLWSVFFLVPTGRGKTEDMVSPEEHERVFRFLNKLRKTASFGIKTTSAQHYRRVVLQEQIRDMKKKGTFDAIKYEDSLTTMDINTIDGLGRAPKGVNDGNGFVFVSHLGHVYPSGLLPVNCGNVRHQPLSEIYVDSPILQNLRNPDLFKGKCGMCEFRYVCGGSRSRAYAVTGDYMESEPYCVYQPKAWIRHKRSLQLKG, encoded by the coding sequence ATGATCGATTATAATGAGAAACCGTTCATCGTCATTTGGGAAGTGACAAGAGCTTGTGAGTTACATTGTTTACACTGTCGTGCAGAAGCGCAACTTAATAGAAATCCATATGAGCTATCAACAGAGGAAGGTAAAGCATTGATTGATGATATTGCGAAGATGGATGGGCCTATGCTGGTGTTTACCGGAGGAGATCCATTGATGCGTGATGATATATTTGAACTCAGCGCTTATGCTGTAGAAAAAGGTGTCCGTGTATCAATGACACCGAGTGCGACTCCGAATGTAACAAAGGAGAATATGGAACGTGCAAGAGATGTTGGTTTGGCGCGCTGGGCCTTTAGTATTGATGGTCATACGAAAGAGATCCATGATCATTTCAGAGGTACTGAAGGCAGCTTCGACTTAACGATGCGTGCCATCGATTACTTAAAGGAATTAAAGATGCCGCTTCAGATTAATACTGTTATCAGCCGATATAATATTGATTATTTAGAAGAGATGGCAGAGATGGTTGAAGCGCTAGGCTGTGTGTTATGGAGTGTATTCTTCTTAGTCCCTACAGGACGTGGAAAGACAGAAGATATGGTTTCTCCTGAAGAACATGAGCGTGTGTTTAGATTCTTGAATAAATTAAGAAAAACAGCATCGTTCGGTATTAAGACGACATCAGCGCAACACTATCGTCGTGTCGTATTACAAGAACAAATTCGTGACATGAAGAAAAAAGGGACGTTCGATGCGATAAAGTATGAAGATAGTTTAACGACGATGGATATTAATACGATTGACGGGTTAGGACGCGCACCAAAAGGGGTTAATGATGGGAATGGTTTTGTATTCGTATCTCATTTAGGGCACGTCTATCCAAGTGGATTACTCCCTGTAAATTGTGGTAATGTCAGACATCAGCCATTAAGTGAGATATATGTCGATTCTCCCATTCTTCAAAACTTACGTAATCCCGATCTCTTTAAAGGTAAATGTGGAATGTGTGAATTCCGATATGTATGTGGAGGTTCAAGAAGTCGTGCGTATGCAGTAACAGGTGATTATATGGAATCAGAGCCTTATTGTGTATATCAACCGAAAGCATGGATTAGACATAAACGTAGTTTACAGTTGAAGGGTTAA
- the mbhE gene encoding hydrogen gas-evolving membrane-bound hydrogenase subunit E produces the protein MNTYKRHLYFYSSLLLFIFSMYGIVLANHLIVLYFFWELTSVASFLLIAFTNHRNASFEGALKSFIITVIGGSIMLVGFIILGALYGTFQIDEILDAAHSADTLMLVALVFILFGAFTKSAQFPFHIWLPDAMEAPTPVSALLHSATMVKAGIYLLIKLMPLYYGYHSLSTVIIAVGITTMLMGSFVAITKHDLKGVLAYSTISQLGMMMTLIGVITLNSTYVDEHVRTIGFTALIFLIVSHACYKATLFMGTGVIDLHMKTRDLRKLSGLRHTLPITFITMTISALAMAGVPFFSGYIAKEMFITTLYELKQEHILLMILLILAVIGSIGTFIYSFILIIRPFFGPITTQSIDFKTKWITLGQIILSICTLGLFFVPNVLRDITENIALHEIHPIKVWHGFNGPLFLTLFIFTIGAVILYHKYYTKLYGLFEMYNINLLYEGSGKVLKRISRYVIKRVTQGNLSTYIIYFLIFILIFTLPFTRSLLKLKATVDFTAPVYIYIISFIMMTSAMNILFVKNRMAAVVLVGVVGYGVSIFFMHLHAPDLALTQLVIETITTVLFLACFYYLPNLKKDMTPLPFKVIKHVIALSMSLFVGLLMIKSDSMNVFPTIADYYNDSYKLTGAKNIVNSILGDFRAFDTLLEGVVIMIVGLGIYTILRKGRVDERK, from the coding sequence ATGAATACTTATAAACGCCATCTTTATTTTTATAGTTCTTTACTCCTTTTTATCTTTTCAATGTACGGTATCGTACTCGCTAATCATTTAATCGTATTATATTTTTTCTGGGAACTTACGAGTGTTGCAAGCTTTTTATTGATTGCATTCACAAATCATCGCAATGCTTCATTCGAAGGCGCATTGAAATCGTTTATCATTACAGTGATTGGTGGTTCAATCATGCTTGTAGGATTTATAATACTAGGCGCACTGTATGGTACGTTCCAAATCGATGAAATTTTAGATGCTGCTCATTCTGCTGATACTTTAATGCTGGTTGCGCTTGTCTTTATTTTGTTCGGTGCATTTACAAAATCAGCACAATTTCCGTTTCACATCTGGTTACCCGATGCAATGGAAGCACCGACTCCTGTGAGTGCATTACTTCATTCAGCAACGATGGTTAAAGCGGGGATATATTTATTGATCAAATTAATGCCGCTCTATTATGGGTACCATTCTTTATCGACTGTAATCATAGCTGTAGGTATCACAACGATGCTGATGGGAAGCTTTGTAGCAATCACAAAACATGATTTAAAAGGGGTACTCGCATATTCAACGATTAGTCAGCTCGGAATGATGATGACGCTTATAGGTGTAATAACGTTAAATAGTACATATGTAGATGAGCACGTGAGAACAATCGGATTCACTGCTTTAATATTTCTGATTGTAAGTCATGCATGTTATAAAGCGACTTTATTTATGGGGACGGGCGTTATTGATTTACATATGAAAACTCGTGATTTAAGAAAGTTATCGGGTTTAAGGCATACATTGCCGATTACCTTTATAACCATGACTATTAGCGCGCTCGCAATGGCTGGTGTTCCGTTTTTTAGTGGTTATATTGCAAAAGAAATGTTTATCACAACGTTATATGAGTTGAAACAAGAACATATTTTATTAATGATTCTATTAATATTAGCGGTCATTGGAAGCATAGGAACATTTATCTACTCGTTTATATTGATTATTCGTCCATTCTTCGGTCCTATTACAACTCAAAGTATAGATTTTAAAACAAAGTGGATAACGCTAGGTCAGATCATCTTGTCTATTTGTACGCTCGGCCTGTTCTTTGTTCCAAATGTTTTACGAGATATTACAGAGAATATTGCTTTACATGAAATTCATCCAATAAAAGTATGGCACGGATTTAATGGTCCTCTCTTTTTAACGTTATTTATCTTTACAATCGGAGCCGTCATTTTATACCACAAATACTATACAAAACTCTATGGATTATTTGAAATGTACAATATTAATCTACTGTATGAAGGCAGTGGTAAAGTACTTAAACGAATATCTCGGTATGTCATTAAACGAGTAACACAAGGTAATTTAAGTACGTATATCATATACTTTTTAATCTTTATATTGATTTTCACATTACCATTCACGCGCTCTTTATTAAAACTTAAAGCAACTGTAGATTTCACTGCTCCAGTATATATTTACATCATCAGCTTTATTATGATGACGAGTGCGATGAATATATTATTTGTAAAAAATAGAATGGCTGCAGTCGTATTAGTAGGTGTAGTAGGTTATGGCGTAAGTATTTTCTTCATGCACTTGCATGCACCTGATCTGGCACTAACCCAGCTTGTGATAGAAACGATTACAACTGTATTATTTCTCGCTTGTTTTTATTACTTACCAAATTTAAAGAAAGATATGACTCCGCTTCCTTTTAAAGTGATAAAGCACGTTATTGCACTGAGCATGTCATTATTTGTCGGGTTGTTAATGATAAAGAGTGACAGTATGAATGTATTTCCTACTATTGCTGATTACTATAATGATAGTTATAAACTTACTGGGGCAAAGAATATCGTAAATAGTATACTTGGTGATTTTAGAGCATTTGATACGTTATTAGAGGGTGTTGTAATTATGATTGTCGGATTAGGTATTTATACAATATTGAGGAAAGGAAGAGTTGATGAGAGAAAATGA
- a CDS encoding M15 family metallopeptidase has protein sequence MKPFIILSSASLIIISSLFPMHDVQAVTTKSCYISVSNKAVSRINNVPIANKKYAMSHKYNPGANKLMIKAYNKMKANAKRQGIILDIVGQPGAYGFRSYATQQYLYNNYVYTYGQAYANRISARPGTSEHQLGLAMDIKDGTNYGTLTTAFEYTKASNYLQKNAHKYGFIIRYLKGKENITGFMYEPWHIRYVGATHAKRIKANSVTLEEYFGIQGKKKLPSGKHKVRGIVCNY, from the coding sequence ATGAAACCATTCATTATTTTATCATCAGCAAGTTTAATTATTATCTCATCACTATTTCCAATGCATGATGTTCAAGCGGTAACTACTAAAAGTTGTTACATTTCAGTAAGTAACAAAGCAGTTTCTAGGATTAACAACGTTCCAATAGCGAATAAGAAGTATGCAATGTCTCATAAATACAATCCAGGTGCAAATAAATTGATGATTAAAGCGTATAACAAAATGAAAGCCAATGCGAAAAGACAAGGTATTATACTGGATATTGTAGGCCAGCCCGGTGCATATGGTTTTAGATCCTATGCGACACAGCAATATTTGTATAATAATTATGTTTACACTTATGGACAAGCTTATGCCAACCGTATTTCAGCAAGACCTGGTACGAGTGAACATCAATTGGGGCTTGCCATGGACATTAAAGATGGCACAAATTACGGTACTTTAACCACTGCATTTGAATATACTAAAGCATCGAATTACTTACAGAAAAATGCCCATAAATACGGATTTATCATCCGGTATTTAAAAGGAAAGGAAAACATCACAGGCTTTATGTACGAACCATGGCATATACGTTATGTAGGAGCTACGCATGCAAAACGTATTAAAGCAAATAGCGTTACATTAGAAGAATATTTCGGAATACAAGGTAAGAAGAAACTACCTTCAGGAAAGCATAAAGTACGTGGTATAGTTTGCAATTACTAA
- a CDS encoding DUF1440 domain-containing protein, which translates to MNRTRLIATAVTAGFIGGMVKMGYENLLPPRTPEREKETPPETLLRQAGVPESIRNFTYTYSGQQLPLTTYIVHHSFSIGAAVPYALLKDKLPVLSLGKGSLYGTGVFVLFHELILPLTKTIPAPKDQPFEEHFSELLGHIVWMYTIDRILKSEMK; encoded by the coding sequence ATGAATAGAACACGATTAATTGCTACAGCAGTAACAGCAGGTTTTATTGGAGGCATGGTGAAAATGGGTTATGAGAATCTATTACCGCCAAGAACACCTGAAAGGGAAAAGGAAACACCACCTGAAACTTTATTAAGACAAGCAGGTGTGCCTGAAAGTATTAGAAACTTTACTTACACTTATTCAGGGCAGCAACTGCCACTTACTACTTATATCGTACATCATAGTTTTTCAATAGGAGCAGCTGTACCTTATGCGCTATTAAAAGATAAACTTCCAGTGCTTTCTTTAGGAAAAGGAAGTCTTTATGGAACAGGTGTATTTGTACTATTTCATGAGTTGATACTGCCACTGACAAAAACAATACCAGCACCTAAAGATCAACCATTTGAAGAACATTTTTCAGAGTTGTTAGGCCATATCGTCTGGATGTATACAATAGATCGTATTTTAAAAAGTGAAATGAAATAA
- a CDS encoding DUF1349 domain-containing protein, whose amino-acid sequence MTLFNNLEWTREPNHYEISHETIKIMTEPHTDLWQRTYYGFRNDNAPVLQMTSDERFFSFTVKTQFNTKHRFDQCGIALYLNSDNWLKASIEYENKDFQRLGSVVTNDGYSDWASFDIDSSVKEMWYRLSRRESDYCIEYSEDGSRFKQMRICHLNQGDGEIRFGIYACSPEDSSFEAVFTNMEVGPCKWEQHV is encoded by the coding sequence ATGACTTTATTTAATAACTTGGAATGGACGAGAGAACCAAATCATTATGAAATTTCACATGAAACAATAAAGATAATGACAGAGCCCCATACTGATCTTTGGCAAAGAACATATTATGGATTCCGGAATGATAATGCGCCGGTGCTTCAAATGACGAGCGATGAACGTTTCTTTTCTTTTACCGTAAAGACGCAATTTAATACGAAACATCGATTTGATCAATGTGGTATTGCGTTATATCTGAATAGTGATAATTGGTTAAAAGCTTCAATTGAATACGAGAACAAAGATTTCCAGCGACTTGGGAGCGTTGTCACGAATGATGGATACTCTGACTGGGCTTCATTTGATATTGATAGTTCTGTTAAAGAGATGTGGTATCGTCTGAGTCGTCGCGAATCGGATTACTGTATCGAATATTCTGAAGATGGAAGTCGATTTAAACAGATGAGAATTTGTCATCTGAATCAAGGAGATGGAGAGATCAGGTTTGGTATTTATGCATGTTCTCCTGAAGATTCTTCATTTGAAGCGGTATTTACGAACATGGAAGTTGGACCGTGTAAGTGGGAACAGCATGTTTAA
- a CDS encoding NADPH-dependent FMN reductase — protein MKIVGISGNPYENSTNLKVLEKIGQELEVKGHTFEVIHEIKELPLFNPQTEYQEYYSVVNQMREKVKNADFLVIVSPEYMGGVPAILKNALEWMLSESTLMQKPTAFVIHSPIGKYAMEALNRHLSIMGATLTDEWQLLISYNKRIEREDGWFQDETINDEVKTLIQSISEYK, from the coding sequence ATGAAAATTGTAGGTATAAGCGGGAACCCTTATGAAAACTCAACGAACTTAAAGGTCCTTGAAAAGATTGGCCAAGAGCTAGAAGTTAAAGGACATACGTTTGAAGTAATCCATGAAATAAAAGAGTTACCACTCTTTAATCCACAAACAGAATATCAGGAGTATTACTCAGTCGTTAATCAAATGAGAGAGAAAGTGAAGAATGCAGATTTTCTAGTTATTGTGAGTCCAGAATATATGGGAGGTGTGCCAGCAATCTTAAAGAATGCACTAGAATGGATGCTGTCTGAATCTACCCTAATGCAGAAACCGACCGCCTTTGTCATTCATTCTCCAATCGGGAAGTATGCAATGGAAGCGTTAAATAGACACTTAAGTATTATGGGCGCTACTTTAACAGATGAATGGCAACTGCTTATCAGTTATAACAAACGTATCGAAAGAGAAGATGGATGGTTCCAGGATGAAACTATCAACGATGAGGTAAAAACATTAATACAAAGTATTAGTGAATATAAATAA